A genome region from Brassica oleracea var. oleracea cultivar TO1000 chromosome C2, BOL, whole genome shotgun sequence includes the following:
- the LOC106324030 gene encoding uncharacterized protein LOC106324030, with protein sequence MTKSDSVYSEEHDRVNISDDQQTKKEIKSLQEKIDLLLSNQAKQEQMNFVGGPSQEVPPKVNEVDGLEGQEELFFINNNGTWYRKEPNFQYNNYQQRSYSNNQQGGYQPKQNTQQGSYQPRQNISPGFNNHSTQSTQAQGSSSQAPASDTSVDAMFKKLLDFQAKNEKTMGYEFKNIHSKIDGRYNVLNNKIRNLENQFASMNFQPTRQQGSLPGKPEQNPKETMKAITLRSGRELPPRVLTNDGEKQGGEVAINIDDEEVIVDEKVDEEILEKIVEAKGKGKVGEEKRTVKHSETTTPTKESSFVPLPYEPKLPFPERFKRQLLEKYKTLCEKQMSEVQVTMPIIDAFMLVPQYRKFLKDVVAAKKKEMEGMMILTHECSAIIQRLDVPRKLVDPGCFTLPCALGPMVFERCMCDLGASVSLMPLSIAKKLEFTQYKKCKLSLVLANR encoded by the coding sequence ATGACCAAGAGTGACTCGGTCTACAGTGAGGAGCATGATAGGGTCAACATAAGTGATGATCAACAGACAAAGAAAGAGATCAAGTCCTTGCAAGAGAAGATCGATTTGCTTCTTTCCAACCAAGCTAAACAGGAACAAATGAACTTTGTGGGTGGTCCTAGTCAAGAGGTTCCTCCTAAGGTCAATGAGGTCGATGGTTTGGAAGGCCAAGAAGAGCTATTCTTCATCAACAACAATGGTACTTGGTACAGGAAGGAACCGAATTTTCAGTACAACAACTACCAGCAAAGGTCTTACTCCAACAACCAACAAGGAGGATACCAACCAAAGCAGAACACTCAGCAAGGGAGCTATCAGCCGAGGCAAAACATCTCTCCTGGTTTCAACAATCACAGCACTCAGTCTACTCAAGCTCAAGGAAGTTCTTCACAAGCTCCAGCTTCAGATACAAGTGTGGATGCAATGTTCAAGAAACTCTTAGATTTTCAGGCAAAGAATGAGAAAACAATGGGCTATGAGTTCAAGAACATTCACTCCAAGATTGATGGAAGGTACAATGTGCTCAACAACAAGATCCGTAATTTGGAGAACCAGTTTGCTTCTATGAACTTTCAGCCAACTCGACAACAAGGGTCATTACCTGGAAAGCCAGAGCAAAATCCCAAGGAAACAATGAAAGCAATCACCCTACGGAGTGGTAGAGAGCTGCCTCCAAGAGTTCTCACCAACGATGGTGAAAAACAAGGTGGGGAGGTGGCCATCAACATTGATGATGAAGAGGTGATTGTAGATGAGAAGGTTGATGAAGAGATTCTGGAAAAGATTGTTGAAGCTAAGGGTAAAGGGAAGGTTGGAGAGGAGAAGAGAACAGTGAAACATAGTGAAACAACTACTCCAACGAAGGAATCCTCTTTTGTTCCTCTTCCTTATGAGCCAAAGCTGCCATTCCCTGAAAGATTCAAAAGACAGCTATTGGAGAAGTACAAGACACTCTGTGAGAAACAAATGAGTGAAGTTCAGGTCACAATGCCCATCATTGATGCTTTCATGTTGGTCCCTCAGTACAGAAAATTCTTGAAAGATGTTGTAGCTGCAAAGAAGAAAGAGATGGAGGGCATGATGATCCTTACCCACGAGTGCAGTGCCATTATCCAGAGGTTAGATGTTCCAAGGAAGCTAGTGGATCCAGGATGTTTCACCTTACCTTGTGCTCTAGGACCCATGGTATTTGAACGGTGTATGTGCGATCTTGGGGCTAGTGTCAGCTTGATGCCTTTGTCTATTGCAAAGAAGCTTGAATTTACTCAATACAAGAAGTGTAAACTCTCTTTGGTGTTGGCTAATAGATAA